In a genomic window of Streptococcus oralis subsp. tigurinus:
- a CDS encoding SemiSWEET family transporter, translating to MTKQKINQIVGSIGAFIGIIVFIAYIPQIFANLQGNKAQPFQPLSAAVSCLIWVIYGWTKEPKKDWILIIPNSAGVVLGGLTFLTAL from the coding sequence ATGACTAAACAAAAAATAAATCAAATTGTCGGTTCAATTGGAGCCTTTATCGGGATTATTGTATTTATCGCCTACATCCCACAAATTTTTGCCAATTTACAAGGCAACAAAGCTCAACCATTCCAGCCTTTATCCGCAGCAGTATCTTGTTTAATTTGGGTTATTTACGGGTGGACAAAAGAACCTAAGAAGGATTGGATACTAATTATTCCAAACTCAGCTGGCGTTGTCTTAGGTGGACTGACATTTCTTACTGCACTATAA
- a CDS encoding S66 family peptidase — MVSTIGIVSLSSGIIGEDFVKHEVELGVQRLKDLGLNPVFLPHSQKGLDFIKNHPEARAEDLMQAFSDDSIDMILCAIGGNDTYRLLPYLFENDQLQKVIKPKIFLGFSDTTMNHLMLHKLGIKTFYGQSFLADICELDKEMLPYSLHYFKELIETGRILEIRPSDVWYEERTDFSPKALGTARISHVNTGFDLLQGNTQFEGEILGGCLESLYDIFDNSLHADSTDLCQKYKLFPDLTDWEGKILLLETSEEKPEPENFKKMVLALKKTGIFEVISGLLVGKPMDETFYNDYKEALMSIVDSNIPIVYNLNVGHATPGAIVPFGVHAYVDAQEQVIRFDYNKK; from the coding sequence ATGGTTTCTACTATTGGTATCGTGAGCTTGTCTAGTGGCATTATCGGAGAAGACTTTGTCAAACACGAAGTGGAGCTAGGTGTCCAGCGTCTCAAGGATCTGGGACTCAATCCTGTGTTTTTGCCCCATTCGCAAAAAGGATTAGACTTTATCAAGAACCATCCTGAGGCGCGTGCAGAGGATTTGATGCAGGCCTTTTCGGATGATAGCATCGACATGATCCTCTGCGCCATCGGTGGGAATGATACCTATCGTTTGCTACCTTATCTTTTTGAAAATGACCAACTACAAAAGGTTATCAAACCAAAGATTTTTCTCGGTTTCTCCGATACGACCATGAACCATCTTATGTTGCATAAACTAGGAATCAAGACTTTTTACGGCCAATCCTTTCTAGCAGATATTTGTGAATTAGACAAGGAGATGTTGCCCTATAGTCTCCACTACTTTAAAGAATTGATCGAGACGGGAAGAATCTTAGAAATCCGCCCTAGCGACGTTTGGTATGAGGAACGGACTGATTTTAGTCCCAAGGCTCTGGGAACAGCTCGTATCAGTCATGTAAATACAGGTTTTGACTTGTTACAAGGAAATACCCAGTTTGAGGGGGAAATTCTCGGCGGTTGCCTTGAGTCTCTCTATGATATTTTTGACAACTCTCTACACGCAGATAGCACAGACCTCTGCCAAAAGTACAAACTCTTCCCTGACTTAACCGACTGGGAAGGAAAGATTCTCTTGTTAGAAACAAGCGAAGAAAAGCCTGAGCCAGAAAACTTCAAAAAGATGGTGCTGGCTTTGAAAAAAACTGGAATATTTGAGGTCATCAGTGGACTCTTGGTCGGAAAGCCAATGGATGAAACCTTCTATAACGACTATAAAGAGGCACTAATGAGCATCGTTGACAGCAATATCCCAATTGTCTATAATCTAAACGTTGGGCACGCCACACCAGGAGCCATTGTACCCTTTGGCGTTCACGCCTATGTAGATGCACAGGAGCAAGTCATTCGCTTTGACTATAACAAAAAATAA
- a CDS encoding DUF1129 domain-containing protein, which translates to MSQIDLQKLTKKNQEFIHIATQQFIKDGKTDAEIKAIFEEVIPKILEEQAKGTTARSLYGAPTHWAHSFTVKEQYEKEHPKENDDPKLMIMDSALFITSLFALVSALTTFFSTDQAIGYGLITLLLVGLVGGLAFYLMYYFVYQYYGPDTDRSQRPPFWKSILVILAAMVLWLAVFFATSFLPAALNPILAPLPLAVLGAALLALRFYLKKRFNIRSASAGPSRY; encoded by the coding sequence ATGTCTCAGATTGATTTACAAAAATTAACTAAGAAAAACCAAGAGTTTATCCACATCGCTACCCAACAATTTATCAAAGATGGTAAAACAGACGCTGAAATCAAGGCTATCTTTGAGGAAGTCATTCCTAAAATCCTTGAAGAGCAAGCCAAAGGAACGACTGCACGTTCCCTCTACGGGGCTCCAACCCACTGGGCTCATAGCTTCACTGTCAAAGAGCAATATGAAAAAGAGCATCCAAAAGAAAATGATGATCCAAAACTCATGATTATGGACTCAGCCCTTTTTATCACCAGTCTCTTTGCATTGGTTAGCGCTCTGACTACCTTCTTCTCTACAGATCAGGCTATTGGCTATGGGTTGATTACCCTCTTGTTGGTTGGACTTGTAGGAGGACTTGCCTTCTACTTGATGTACTACTTTGTCTACCAGTACTATGGACCAGACACAGATCGTAGCCAGCGCCCTCCTTTCTGGAAATCAATCCTCGTCATCCTCGCTGCTATGGTTCTCTGGTTGGCTGTCTTCTTCGCAACAAGCTTCCTACCAGCAGCTCTCAATCCAATTCTTGCTCCACTGCCTTTGGCTGTCCTAGGAGCGGCCCTTCTCGCCCTTCGCTTCTATCTCAAGAAACGCTTCAATATCCGAAGCGCAAGCGCAGGCCCATCACGTTATTAA
- a CDS encoding magnesium transporter CorA family protein → MKQVFLSTTTEFKEIDTLEPGTWINLVNPTQNESLEIANAFDIDIADLRAPLDAEEMSRITIEDEYTLIIVDVPITEERNNRTYYVTIPLGIIITEETIITTCLESLPVLDVFINRRLRNFYTFMRSRFIFQILYRNAELYLTALRSIDRKSEQIESQLHKSTRNEELIELMELEKTIVYFKASLKTNERVIKKLTSATSNIKKYLEDEDLLEDTLIETQQAIEMADIYGNVLHSMTETFASIISNNQNNIMKTLALVTIVMSIPTMIFSAYGMNFKDNEIPLNGEPHAFWLIVFIAFALSVSLTLYLIHKKWF, encoded by the coding sequence ATGAAACAAGTTTTTCTCTCAACAACAACTGAATTTAAAGAGATCGACACGCTTGAACCGGGTACTTGGATCAACCTCGTCAATCCTACACAAAATGAATCGTTGGAAATCGCTAACGCCTTCGACATTGACATTGCCGACCTTCGAGCACCGCTCGATGCGGAAGAAATGTCCCGTATTACCATCGAAGACGAGTATACTTTGATCATCGTGGACGTTCCCATCACAGAGGAAAGAAACAATCGTACCTACTACGTTACGATTCCGCTGGGGATTATCATCACCGAGGAAACCATTATCACCACCTGCTTGGAATCCCTCCCCGTTCTCGATGTCTTTATCAACCGTAGACTGCGCAACTTTTACACCTTCATGCGTTCACGCTTTATCTTCCAGATTCTCTACCGCAACGCCGAACTTTACCTTACGGCCCTTCGTTCGATCGACCGTAAGAGTGAACAAATCGAAAGTCAACTTCACAAGTCTACTCGAAACGAAGAGCTGATCGAGCTCATGGAATTGGAAAAGACCATCGTCTATTTCAAGGCCTCGCTTAAGACGAACGAGCGCGTGATTAAGAAATTGACCAGCGCAACTAGCAATATCAAGAAATACCTAGAAGACGAAGACCTACTCGAAGACACTCTGATTGAAACCCAACAGGCCATTGAGATGGCAGATATTTATGGAAACGTCCTTCACTCTATGACAGAGACCTTTGCCTCTATCATTTCCAATAACCAGAACAACATCATGAAGACCCTGGCTCTCGTGACCATCGTTATGTCTATCCCAACCATGATCTTCTCAGCCTACGGGATGAACTTTAAGGATAATGAAATCCCTCTAAACGGTGAGCCTCACGCCTTCTGGTTAATCGTCTTTATCGCCTTTGCTCTGAGTGTTTCGCTCACTCTCTATCTCATCCATAAAAAATGGTTCTAA